The window CGCGACCGCCGGGGCTTTGAATTCCAGTACCTTTGCCTTGGCCGCGATGTCGCCCAACGTTCCGGTGAGCGTTTCCTGCTCCGGCGTGGTGGCCCAGCGAATGAGCGCCACCGGTGTGTCCTTCGGCATTCCGGCCTCGGCCAGTCCCGCCGTGATCACGCCCAGCCGCTCGATGCCCATGAGCATGACTTTTGTGCCCGGTGTCTTCGCGATGGCAGAGTAGTCGATCGACGACTCGGTCTTGGTCGGGTCCTCGTGGCCTGTGAAAATGGTCAGCGCCGTATTATGGGCACGATGAGTGACGGGAATGCCTGCGTAAGCCGGTCCCGCGATAGCCGAGCTGATGCCCGGAACGATTTCAAACTTGCATTTCGCCGCCACGAGAGCCTCGGCCTCCTCACCACCTCGTCCGAAGATAAACGGATCGCCGCCCTTGAGGCGAACGACGGTTTTTCCCTCGAAGGTCTTCTTCACGAGGAGGGCGTTGATTTCCTCCTGCGAGAGCGTGTGCGTACCGGCCTTCTTGCCTACGTAGATCTTCTCGGCACCCTCGGGAGCCCATTGGGTAAAGAGCGGATTGCTCAGGTAGTCGTAAACAAGCACGTCGGCCTTTTCGATGCAGGCGCGACCTTTGAGCGTGAGCAGTCCCGGGTCCCCGGGGCCTGCGCCCACGAGGTAACAGATTCCAGATTTCATAGCGTGAGGTTTGAAGCGTATTCGGGTGGGAAGGAACGAAGGGTTATCTTCCCGTTGTCCCAGGTGGCAAGCACGCCAACCGGCAGGCTGCATCCGCCGCCGAGCGAGCTGAGGAGCTTTCGCTCGGCGAAGACGCATTGCGCCGTCGGTTCGTGGTGGATGGCGGCCAGCAGAGAAAGCGTATCCGAGTCTCCGTCGCGGCATTCGATCGCGATTGCGCCCTGGCCAGGGGCGGGGAGCATTTCGGCAATGATGGAAACCAGCAGCCCGGCGGGCACGATGTCGCCGAGGCGATCGAGGCCGGCCTTGGCCAGCACGAGGCCCTGCAGAGTCGGGCTCTCCGCCAGCTTGCGCAGGCGGGTCGGCACGTTGCCGCGTATTTCCTCCACCCGCAGGTCGGGGCGGACATTGAGGAGCTGGGCCTTGCGGCGCGGGCTGGAGGTGGCCACGAGCGCGCCCTCGGGGAGTCCGGCGAGGCCGCCGGGATATTTGGAAACCAGCACATCCGACGGATCGGCGCGCTCCAGGATCGCTCCAAGCGCCAGGCCAGACGGCACCTCGGTCGGCAAATCCTTCAGGCTGTGCACCGCCGCATGAATTTCGCCGCGGAAGAGCGCCTCCTCGAGCTCCTTGGTGAATAGCCCTTTCTCCAGGCTGCCGGGAGCGGCCAAGCTGACATCCAGCCGCGCGTCTCCGGTGGTTTTAATGATGCGGGTCTCGATAGCGAGACCGGGGTGCGCCTTTTGCAGCAGCGCGGAGGCAAGACAGGTCTGGGCCAGCGCGAGATCGCTCCCGCGGGTGCCAAATACAAATGAACTCACAGTCGGGAAATCTCGTGGTGGTGGCGCAGCCAGTTGACGAAGCTGCGGACGTGATGGCTGATCATCTGCTCGCAGCGGATGACTTCACTCCGGCGCGTCTCGATGGATTGACGGACGATCCCCTCCAGCGAATCAATGTCGTAGAGAAACACGCCGTCGAGCTTGTTTACGGCGGCCTCCACGTCGCGTGGCACCGCCAGGTCGATGATGAAAAGGGGACGGCCCGGTCGCGCCTTCATCATGGGCGCGAGCTGGTCATGGCGCACGATGGCATGGGGCGCGGAGGTCGAGCAGATCAGGATGTCGATATCGGCAAAGGCATTCTGCCAGTGGTCGAAATGAATCGCCAGCCCGCCGATCTCCTCGGCCAGCTTTGCCGCGCGATCAAACGTGCGGTTGGAGACAATGACGGTCTTAACCCCGCGCGAGACGAGCGAACGCGCGGTGCGCTCGCTGGTTTCGCCAGCGCCGAGAATCATGACACGCTTGCCGGAAAGGTCGCCGAAAATCTTGCCCGCGAGGTCCACCGCCACGGAGCCTACGGAGGTCGATCCCCGGGTGATCTGCGTCTCGGTGCGGACGTGCTTGGCGACACGGAAGGCGTGCTGGAAGAGCTTGTTCAGGTGCCGTGTGGTCGCGCCTAGCTCGGCGGCGGAGGAATAGGCCTTCTTCACCTGGCCGAGGATTTCCGTCTCGCCGATCACCATGGAGTCGAGTCCGCTGGCGACGCGGAACAAATGCTGCACGCTGCGCGTGGTGTCGTGAATGTAAAGCGGCGCGTCGTATCCCGTGCGCTCACGCATCAGGCCACGCAGGCCGTCGATGGTTCGTACCGGACAGATGCTGGAAGCGTAAAATTCCACGCGGTTGCAGGTGGAGAGGATCACCGCACCGGACAGTCCATCAATGGTGCGCACGGCGTCGAGGGTCTCGGCCAGCTCATGCTGGCCGACGGCGAATTTTTCGCGGACCTCGATCGGGGCGTTTTGATGGTTGAGTCCGGCGCAGAGGATGTTCATGGCCGGGACGAAAGATACTGGATGCCCGGCAGGCTCAGGAGCACGAGCGCGAATCCGCTTACGGTAAACAGCGCCAGCCGCCGGGGCGGGGCGAAGCCCAATTTATGCAGGACGAGGATGAGGGCGTACAGGCCCCAGATCGCCAGCGAGGCGGTGTATTTCACCTGGTTCACCGCCATCTGGCTCAGCATTCCGGCGGCGAAGGAAATGGTCAAAAGCACGATTCCCAACCAGAGCAGCCGAACGATCGCAGCGGCGAGATCGGTGATGGGCGGCAGGTTGTAGAGCAGGGACGACACTTTGTGGGCCTTCAGCAGGCGTTCCTGCAGAAGATACATGATCCCGGCCACAGCGGCCAGTCCCAGCGCGCCATAAGCCACGATCGAGAGTGCGGCGTGGGTTTCGATCCAGGCATTCGTCGCCCGCGCCCTCGGCGTCTGGTCGAGCGGACCCACCAGCGCCACGAGGAGCATGAGAAAGGCGAGGGGAGCGGTGAAGGCTCCCAGCAGGGAAAGCCGGTAGGCCGTGCCCACCAGTAGGTAAATGAGGAGAAACGACCAGCTCTGGAAGATCAGGACGTCGAAGAGGCTGTTCAGCGGGCAGGAGCCCTCGAGCTTGCCCCGCAGGTAGAGAAAGGCGCTCATCAGGGCGAAGGCCGTGAGGATCGCGACCACGTTGAAGCGGCCCGGGCGGAAATTTCCGGCCCCGAGCGCGAAGAGCGTGTACCCCAGGCTGCCGACCAGGCTGAGGATGGCTCCGATGAGCAAAATGCGATCCATGTCCCTCTACTGTGTAAAAAACGTCGCCCGCCGTCTAGTGGAGGCTTACTTTCCCGCGAATGTCCACCTCGCGGATGCTTCTGGCCAGCCTTTCCCTCGCGGCGGCGGTCCTCCTTTCCTCCTGCGCCGGGCGCTCCCTGCCACCCTACGAGAAGCCCATCACGCCCGCTCCGGTGATGAAAATCCGTACCACGGCCTACACCCACAGCGAGAGCGACCACCAGAAATACGCAGCGCGCAACGCCCTCGGCACCCAGCTCCAGCACGGCCCGATCAACAGCGCCGCCGCCGACTGGTCGCGGTTTCCCGCCGGAACCACTTTCCGAATCGTCGCCACCGGGGAGATTTTCATGGTGGATGACTACGGCTGGATGCTCGCCGGCACCAATACCATCGACCTTTATAAGCCCGACGGTCGCTCGATGAGGGAATGGGGTGTCCGGCGCGTGACCATCGAGATCATCCAATGGGGCGATGTGCGCCAGAGCTACGCCGTGCTCAAGCCCCGCGAAAAATACCGCCATGTCCGCCGCATGGTGAAACAGATCGAAGATCGCTACCTATGATCCCGCTCCGCCGCATCCTGGCCCTCGGCCTGCTTGTCCTTTCCAGCCTTCACGCCACCGAACCCATGCCCCACCTCCTCGTCAATCTGGCCACCATCGACCGCCCGCCGCTGGAGGAGATTCGCTACGCGACGACGAATAATTTCACCGGCAGGCAGCTTTATCCCTTTCCCGGAGCCTACGCCCGGCACGAAGTCGCCGCTGCCATCGAGAAGGTCCAGAAGGAGCTTGCCGCCGAGGGGCTGGGCCTCAAGGTCTACGATGCCTATCGCCCGCTCTCCGTCCAGCAGCGCATGTGGGACCTCATCCAGGACGAGCGCTACGTCTCGAATCCCGCGAAAAACAAGGGCCGCCACACCCGCGGCACCGCCATCGACGTAACGCTGGTCGACAAGCTCGGCAACGAACTGCCGATGCCGACAACCTTTGACGACTTCACCACCCGCGCCCACCGGGATTCCAAGGAGTGGACGCCCGAGCAACGCAAGAACAGCCTCCTCCTTGAGGCCGTGATGAAGAAACACGGCTTTATCCCGTATCCCTACGAGTGGTGGCACTTCGACTTCGCCGACTGGGAAAAATACCCACCCCTCGACATCAGCATCAAAGACCTCGCCGATGGGGTGAAGGTGGCGACGCCAGTGCCGTAGGCGAAATACGGGAACAGAAGGCAGTAAAGGGAACGAAAGAGAGCGAGCGGGATACCCGAGGGTCCGCTCACGACCTCATCGCCGCCGGGTGTAGGGCTGGCATCTTGCCGACCCGCTCGTAGCCTCACCTGAATCCGAAAAAGCGACTTACCAAAAAGCTCGCCAAACTCGCAGGCCAGCGGGACGCTGGCCCTACGGCTCAAGGCAAAGCGACCGCAACCTCCTATTCCCCGATGATCTTCACGAGGACGCGCTTGCGGCGCAGGCCATCGAATTCGCCGTAGAAAATTTGCTCCCAGGGGCCAAAGTCGAGCTGGCCCTCGGTCACAGCCACCACCACCTCGCGGCCCATGATGGTGCGCTTGAGGTGGGCGTCGGCGTTGTCCTCGCCGGTGCGGTTGTGGAGGTACTGGCTATGCGGCTTCTCGGGCGCCAGCTCCTCCAGCCATTTCTCGAAATCCGCATGCAGCCCGCCTTCGTTGTCATTGATGAAGACGCTGGCCGAGATGTGCATTGCATTGACCAGACACAGGCCCTCTCGGATTTTGCTTTCCGCGAGGCACTTCTCCACTTCGTCGGTCAGGTTGATGAACATGCGGCGCCGGGGAACATCGAACCAGAGCTCTTTGCGATAGGATTTCATGGCTGTTCCTTAACCGAATTTCTGCGCGCCGAAAATCCTTCCTATCTTTCGACTTACTCGCCCAGCCATCGTCAGTCGGTTTGACGTTTCCGATCCGGCTTCGTATCCTCTTGTCATGACTCAACTGGCGATCAAACTCACCGATGAGTTGACGGACTTTGTTCAGGCGTCGGTTCAGTCAGGCGCGTTTCATAGCGCCAGTGAAATGGTTGCCAACGCGCTTCACGCTTTGAAGTCCCAGGATGAAGCCAAGCTTGCAGCCCTGCGCAGCGAGATTGCTCTTGGTGCCGAACAGGCGCTACGCGGAGAGTTTGTGGAGTTCGACGTAGAATCGATCATCGTGGAACGCCGTAAAAAACTTTCGTCCAAAGCCTCCTAGCCGTCGTGGCTCGCCTTCTTCGTACGCCGCAGTCCCAAAAGGACTTCGAGGAAATCTGGGATTTTATCGCCGATGACAATCCGAATGCCGCTGACTCTCTTCTTCGGCTATTGGATGAAACGGCTTCTTTATTGGCGAGAGCACCGGGACTCGGTCGCAAGCGTCCAGAGATTCTCCCGGAGGTTCGATCGTTTCCCGTGGGAAACTACGTTCTCTACTACTTTCCCATCGCAGATGGGATTCAATTGCTCCGGGTGCTCCACGGAGCTCGTGACATCAACACTGATTACTTTTCTTAAGCCGCCTATTTCTCGCATCCGTGGCAGTCGCCGCCGGCCTCAAACTGGATCGTGGCGTGGGCGATGCCGTGGCGGTGTTTGAGTTCCTGATGGATCTGGGCGAGGAGGGTGTCGTCGAGGGTGGGGTCTTTTTTGACGATGTGGGCGGTCATGGCGACCTCGGTGGTGCTGAGCGGCCAGATATGGATATGGTGCACCTCGGCGACTTCCGGCAGGGACTCCAGGTAGGAGCGCACCTTGGCGGGATCAACATTCTCCGGCACGGCATCAAGGGAGAGATTGAGGGAGTCGATGAAGAGGCTCCAGGTGCTCCAGAGAATGATGGCCGCGACGAAGAGGCTCACCACGGGGTCGAGCCACGTCCAGCTCGTGAGCAGGATCAGTCCACCCGAGATCATGACGCCGAGCGAGACGCCCGCATCCGCCGCCATGTGGAGGAAGGCTCCACGAACATTCAGGTCATCCTTGCGGCCAGACATGAAGAGGAGCGCGGTCGCACCATTGACGAGGATGCCGAGACCGGCCACCCACATCACGGTGCCGCCCGCCACCTCGGCGGGATGATTGAAACGGGAAACCGCCTCCCAGACGATGGCTCCCACGCCGACGAGAAGGAGGAGAGCATTGAGCAGGGCGGCCACGACGGTGCCGCGACGCCAGCCATAGGTCCGGCGCTCGGTGGCGATGCGCTTGGCCATCTCCGCCGCCGCCCAGGCGAGGATGAGGCCGAGGACGTCGGACAAGTTATGTCCGGCGTCCGCCAGGAGGGCGAGGGAATCGGCGAAAAAACCAAAGATGACCTCGAGGACGATGAAGCCGGTATTCAGCGCGATGCCGATGAGGAAGGCTCTTCCAAAGTCCTTCGGCGCGTGGCTATGAGAATGGCCTCCGTGACCATGGTCATGACCGTGATGGTCGTGGTCGTCGTGACCTTCGTGCTCGTGATCGTGTGATGCCTCCTCTGCCATGGCCGCAGAAAGGCCGCGAAGAGGCGTTGTGTCAATCGCTTTGATCTGCTTTTCTCGGCGCGACCCCGCATATCAACGCGTTCCGATCTCTCGATGACTTCCACCTTGATGACGTTCTTTCGCCGGCTTGGCAGTACCCTCGGCCTCTGGGCGATCATCGTCGCCTCGGTGTTTATCGGGAGCGATATCGGGTACTTCGCCATCATCTTCTTCATGGCGATGCTGGCGCTCTACGAGTACTACCACATGGTAAAGGCGCAGGGCGCGCCGGTTTTTACCCTCACCGCCATGCTGTGCGCGGCGGTGTACATGCTCTCGAGCTTCTTCCTCTTTCGTTCGGGAGGTTCGGACTACTCGCTCGACCTGGAACTGGGCGTACTGGTCTTCTTCCTGTTCGTCATCTTTGCCCGGCAGATGTTCCGCGCCGCGGCGACCCGCGAACCGCTGGAGGCGATCGCCTACACGGTCTTCGGCCTGCTTTACATCCCGTGGCTCTTTAACTTCGTTACAAAGATCATCTACCTCATGCCCCGCACCGAGACGGGCGAAACGACGGGGCAGTATTACGTCATCTTCCTCGTGGTCGTAACAAAGTTCAGTGACATGGGCGCGTATGTCTTCGGCAGCCTGTTTGGCCGTCATCCGTTTGCCCCGCACATCAGCCCGAAGAAAACCTGGGAGGGATTCTTTGGCGCTCTCTTTTCCTCACTGCTCGGCGGCCTGTGGCTCTACGTCGCGATGGCCCCGCACTTTGGTGCGTTGCGCCTCGGAGATGTCATCGTCCTGAGCATTGCCCTGGGCGGCGCAGCGGTGGTGGGCGACCTCGCGGAATCCATCATCAAACGCAGCGCCCATGCCAAGGACTCCAGCCAGATCCTGCCCGGCATCGGCGGTACGCTCGACCTGATCGACAGCCTGCTCTTTACCGGACCGATCCTGTATTTCTATCTTCGTCTTGTGGTCGGGGCCAATTCATGAAGAGAAAGCGCGTTGTCGTTCTCGGAGCCACGGGCTCCATCGGCCAAAGTGCCCGCAAGGTGGCGCGGGACATCCCGGATCGCATGGAGATCGTCGGCCTTTCGGCGCATTCCAACGCGGAGGGACTGCGGGAGGCTCAAGCCGAATTTCCAAAGGCTAAAGCCGTGCTTTCCTCCGGCCCGGACGGCGAAGAACGCCTGATCGAGCTGGCGCAAATGCCCGAGGCGGACATCGTGCTCATCGCCATCGTGGGAACTGGCGGACTGCGCCCGGCGCTGGCGGCGATCGAGGCTGGTAAGGACATCGCCGTGGCGAGCAAGGAAATCCTCGTCCTCGCCGGCGAGGCAGTCATGACGGCCGCCGCTCGCAAGGGCGTGAACGTCCTCCCGGTAGACAGCGAACACAACGCCATCTTTCAATGTCTCGACGGCCGCGCTGCGGATTCCGTGCGACGCCTGATCCTGACGTGTTCCGGCGGACCTTTCCGCCAGACCCCCGCGAGCGAGCTCGACTCCGTCACGCCCGAGCGTGCGCTCAAGCACCCGACCTGGTCGATGGGCCGCAAGATCAGCATCGACTCAGCCACGCTCTTCAATAAAGGCCTCGAGATGATCGAGGCCCGCTGGCTCTTCGGCGTGCCGATGGACAAGGTCGACGTAATCGTCCATCCGCAAAGCATCGTCCACTCGATGGTGGAGTTTAATGACAGTTCGGTGCTGGCCCAGCTCAGCCACTCCGACATGTGCTTCCCGATCCAGTATGCCGTGACATGGCCCGAGAGGGTGGCGAATTCGCTGCGCCCGCTGGATTTTGCGCAGCTCGCGAAGCTCGATTTTGAGGCGCCGCGCCGCGAGGTGTTCCCCGCGCTCGACCTCGCGCATCGGGCAGGGTCCGAGGGCGGAACGCTGCCCGCCGTGCTCAATGCCGCCAACGAAGTCGCGGTCGATGCCTTTTTGAATCGCCGCCTCGCCTTCCCGGCCATCTGGCAAACGGTCGAGCAGGCGATGAACGAAGTGCCCTTCGTCGCCCATCCGTCGCTGGACGAACTGCTGGAAGCCGACCGGCTCGCCCGCGCGGCCGCCGCTGCGGCGATCGGGTAGATACCGGCCCGGTCGTGAGGCTTGGCGAAAGCCTTCCCGGTCGGTAAACTGGCCGGACTATGGCCATCTTTCAGGAATTTCGGAAGTTCATCGCCCGTGGCAATGTCGTCGACCTCGCGGTCGGTGTGATCATCGGCGCCGCCTTTGGCAAAATCGTCAGCTCTCTCGTGGCGGACATCATCATGCCGCCCATCGGTCTGTTGCTGAAGGGCGTGCAATTCACGGATCTCCTGATTTCGCTGAACGGCAAAACTTACGCGACTCTGCTGGAAGCCCAGAACGAAGGCGCCCCTGTAATCGCTTACGGCTCCTTTATCAACGCCTGCATCCAGTTTGTCATCGTGGCCGCCTGCGTCTTCGCCATCGTGAAGGTGCTCAATACAGTGTACAAGCAGGAGCAGAAAGCAGCCGGTCCGACGAAGACCGAGACGCTCCTCGAGGAGATTCGCGATCTGCTCAAGAAGTAGTTCGCACTGTTTCACGCTCCTTTTCTCAACCTAGCCCGGCTGCTGGAGCCGGGGTGGGGGAGCGATTCCACCCCTAGGGAGGTGATTGCAATTTGCAAAATCCCGGCGAAGCTATGGCTCCACCCGCCATGGTTTTGCAAATTCTCAAGTTCCTTTTCATCTGCATTGAGGTTGTCCTGTTGTTCAACCTCCTGATTCTGGTTCACGAGCTGGGTCACTTCCTCGCCGCCCGCTGGCGCGGATTGGTTGTCGAAAAGTTCGCCGTCTGGTTCGGCAAGCCGATTTGGAAAAAGACCATCAACGGCGTGGAGTACCGCCTGGGTTCGATCCCGGCGGGTGGATTTGTCGCAATTCCCCAACTCGCCCCAATGGAGGCGCTGGAGGGAGAGACGGAAAACAAGCGAGCCAACCTGCCGCCAGTCAAACCTCTCGACAAGATCATCGTGGCTGCTGCGGGTCCGGCCTTCAGCATCGGGCTCGCCTTTCTTATGGCTGCCATCGTGTGGGTGGTCGGCAAACCGGAGAGCGAATCCAACTCCACCACCATCGGCTACGTGGCCGAGGGCGGCCCGGCAGCGAAGGCTGGCCTGGAGGTCGGTGACAAGATTCTCAGCGTCGATGGGCATCGCGTTTCCCGCTTCCTCGGCGGCACGGACAGCGTTCAATGGCGCATCGTGCGCAGCGAGGGAAAGACCATCCCATTCGTCGTCGAGCGCGATGGCAAGGACCTCACGATCGATTCCGGTTTTTTGAAACAGGAGCGGGCAGGATGGCAGCGTCCGTCACTTCGTCAGGTGCAGATCGGGCCAGAAGTCCCGGCGGGTGTCGGCCTCGTCGTGCGCGGTTCCGCCGCGGACAAGGCCGGGTTCAAGATGAACGATCTCATCACCTCAGCCAACGGCACCACCATTACCAATCTGGCGGAACTCGAGCCGATCCTGAAAGCCAACCTCGGCAAGCCGGTGAATTTCGTCGTCCAGCGTGATGGCAAAGACGTCGCGCTCACCCTCGATTTGCCGACTGCCGATTCCAAGACGCCAGATGCCGTGCCCAATTTCGGCATCGGCTGGGGTCGTGTTTTCTACACCCACCCGACACCCTGGCAGCAGGTCTCTGACGCGGCGACGAGCATCTTCCGTATGGTCGGTGCGCTCTTTTCGCCCGGATCGGACGTGAAGGCGGCCCATTTCAGCGGCCCGGTCGGCATCATGCGCCTGTACTACCAGGTCTTCGAGACCGACTACGGCTGGCAACTCGCCATCGCCCTGAGCGTGCTCATCAACGTGAACCTTGGCCTGATCAACCTCCTGCCCTTCCCGGTGCTGGATGGCGGCCACATCACGCTGGCGATCATCGAGGCGATCCGCCGCAAGCCGATCAATGTGAAGGTGCTCGAGACGGTGCAGACCGCCTGCGCCGTGCTCCTCATCGGCTTCATGCTGTACGTGACCTTCTTTGACGTGAGCGACTTTTTCTCTTCCGGTCAGAAGCCCACTGCGGCAGAGAAGACGGAGAAATGAAGTACTGTTCGAGTGTCTACGGATCACCGCGCCGACTGACGCGCGTGGTTGATGTGGGTGGTGTGCACCTGGGCGGATCGAATCCGGTCCGCCTCCAGTCCATGCTCACCTGCGATACGATGGACACCGAGGCCTGTATCCGGCAGACGCTCGAGCTGGTCGAGGTGGGATGCGAGATCGTCCGCATCACGGCCCCCACGGTCAAGGATGCTGCCAATCTCGAAAACGTCTCGAAGGGCCTGCGGGCGAGGGGATGCCATGTCCCGCTCGTTGCGGACATTCATTTTAAACCCGAGGCGGCGATGGAAGCCGCGAAGTGGGTCGAGAAAGTCCGCATCAATCCCGGCAACTACGCCGACTCGAAGAAGTTCAAGATCATCGAGTACACGGACGAGCAATACCTTCAGGAGCTAGGCCGTATCCGCGAGCGCTTCACGCCGCTCGTCCAGTTTTGCAAGGAGCATGGCCGCGCCATGCGCATCGGCACCAATCACGGCAGCCTGAGCGACCGTATCATGAACCGCTACGGCGACACGCCGCTCGGCATGGTGGAGAGCGCTCTGGAGTTTGCCCGCATCGCCCGCGAGCTGGATTACCACCAGTTCGTCTTCTCGATGAAGGCGAGCAATCCCAAGGTGATGATCGCCGCCTACCGCCTGCTCGTCGCCCGATTGAATGAACTCGGCGACGACTGGAATTATCCGGTACACCTCGGCGTGACCGAGGCCGGAGACGGAGAGGATGGCCGCATCAAGAGCGCCATCGGCATCGGCAGCCTGCTCGGCGACGGCATCGGCGACACTGTGCGGGTCTCGCTCACGGAGGACAGCATTCACGAGATTCCGGTGGCCCGCGCCCTCGTTGAGCTCATCCGGCCTGTCGGCGCTCCTGTGGCGGATGCCGAGCCGTCCTACGATCCCTTTTCCTACGCCCGCCGCCCTACCGAAACGCTCCAGATCGGAGACGCCAGGCTCGGAGGCGAAGAGCTGGTGCGCGTGGCGGTGAGGCAGCAGACCTACGATCAGGTGGCCCACAAGATCGACCGCATGGGCGATTACCAGCCAGAGTTCGTCGTCGAATCCTCCGGCGCCATCGCTGTCGATCCCCGCTCGGATGAGGAAATACAGGGACTTTCCGTATTGGCCTCTCCTGCTTTGATCACGGTGCGTGACGGACTCGATCTGCCCGTGGTGCCAGCCTACAGGCTGCTTGCCGCCCGGGTGCCGGGTCGCCATCCCATCCTGCTCAAGGAAACGCTCGCTCCTGCTACGGAAGCTGGTGATTTTCTCCCAAACCTCCTCGGAGCCGCAGCCAATATCGGCGCTTTGCTCTGCGATGGCATCGGCGACGCTGTGCTGGTGCAGGGAGAGCCCGCTCCAGGCCAGTCTCTACGACTCGCCTACAATATCCTCCAGGCGGCAGGAACCCGCATCTTCAAGACGGATTACGTGGCCTGCCCGAGCTGCGGTCGCACGCTTTTCAATCTGCAGTCGACCACTGCCCGCATCAAGGAGGCCACCAGCCACCTGAAGGGCGTGAAGATCGCCATCATGGGCTGCATCGTCAACGGACCGGGCGAGATGGCAGATGCCGACTTTGGATACGTGGGCGGAGCCCCGGGCAAGATCAATCTCTACGTCGGCAAGACGGCGGTGAAGTTCAACATCCCCGAAGCCGAAGCCGTTGATCGCCTGAAAGATCTGATCCGCGAGCATGGCCGGTGGGTCGATGCCCCCGCGCCTGCGGAACCCGCTCACGTCTAATATAACATCCTTGCTATAAATAAGATATGATCTCTTCGGCATATGCCGAGTGATCTCCTTTCAGGCCACTGCCCTTCGATGGATTTCGCCGAAGGCGTAAAAGAATACCGAACTTACCGCGGGGATTTTGATG of the Terrimicrobium sacchariphilum genome contains:
- the hemC gene encoding hydroxymethylbilane synthase translates to MSSFVFGTRGSDLALAQTCLASALLQKAHPGLAIETRIIKTTGDARLDVSLAAPGSLEKGLFTKELEEALFRGEIHAAVHSLKDLPTEVPSGLALGAILERADPSDVLVSKYPGGLAGLPEGALVATSSPRRKAQLLNVRPDLRVEEIRGNVPTRLRKLAESPTLQGLVLAKAGLDRLGDIVPAGLLVSIIAEMLPAPGQGAIAIECRDGDSDTLSLLAAIHHEPTAQCVFAERKLLSSLGGGCSLPVGVLATWDNGKITLRSFPPEYASNLTL
- the hemA gene encoding glutamyl-tRNA reductase, which translates into the protein MNILCAGLNHQNAPIEVREKFAVGQHELAETLDAVRTIDGLSGAVILSTCNRVEFYASSICPVRTIDGLRGLMRERTGYDAPLYIHDTTRSVQHLFRVASGLDSMVIGETEILGQVKKAYSSAAELGATTRHLNKLFQHAFRVAKHVRTETQITRGSTSVGSVAVDLAGKIFGDLSGKRVMILGAGETSERTARSLVSRGVKTVIVSNRTFDRAAKLAEEIGGLAIHFDHWQNAFADIDILICSTSAPHAIVRHDQLAPMMKARPGRPLFIIDLAVPRDVEAAVNKLDGVFLYDIDSLEGIVRQSIETRRSEVIRCEQMISHHVRSFVNWLRHHHEISRL
- a CDS encoding cytochrome C assembly family protein; translated protein: MDRILLIGAILSLVGSLGYTLFALGAGNFRPGRFNVVAILTAFALMSAFLYLRGKLEGSCPLNSLFDVLIFQSWSFLLIYLLVGTAYRLSLLGAFTAPLAFLMLLVALVGPLDQTPRARATNAWIETHAALSIVAYGALGLAAVAGIMYLLQERLLKAHKVSSLLYNLPPITDLAAAIVRLLWLGIVLLTISFAAGMLSQMAVNQVKYTASLAIWGLYALILVLHKLGFAPPRRLALFTVSGFALVLLSLPGIQYLSSRP
- a CDS encoding 3D domain-containing protein: MSTSRMLLASLSLAAAVLLSSCAGRSLPPYEKPITPAPVMKIRTTAYTHSESDHQKYAARNALGTQLQHGPINSAAADWSRFPAGTTFRIVATGEIFMVDDYGWMLAGTNTIDLYKPDGRSMREWGVRRVTIEIIQWGDVRQSYAVLKPREKYRHVRRMVKQIEDRYL
- a CDS encoding M15 family metallopeptidase; this encodes MIPLRRILALGLLVLSSLHATEPMPHLLVNLATIDRPPLEEIRYATTNNFTGRQLYPFPGAYARHEVAAAIEKVQKELAAEGLGLKVYDAYRPLSVQQRMWDLIQDERYVSNPAKNKGRHTRGTAIDVTLVDKLGNELPMPTTFDDFTTRAHRDSKEWTPEQRKNSLLLEAVMKKHGFIPYPYEWWHFDFADWEKYPPLDISIKDLADGVKVATPVP
- a CDS encoding secondary thiamine-phosphate synthase enzyme YjbQ gives rise to the protein MKSYRKELWFDVPRRRMFINLTDEVEKCLAESKIREGLCLVNAMHISASVFINDNEGGLHADFEKWLEELAPEKPHSQYLHNRTGEDNADAHLKRTIMGREVVVAVTEGQLDFGPWEQIFYGEFDGLRRKRVLVKIIGE
- a CDS encoding type II toxin-antitoxin system ParD family antitoxin, with product MTQLAIKLTDELTDFVQASVQSGAFHSASEMVANALHALKSQDEAKLAALRSEIALGAEQALRGEFVEFDVESIIVERRKKLSSKAS
- a CDS encoding type II toxin-antitoxin system RelE/ParE family toxin, whose amino-acid sequence is MARLLRTPQSQKDFEEIWDFIADDNPNAADSLLRLLDETASLLARAPGLGRKRPEILPEVRSFPVGNYVLYYFPIADGIQLLRVLHGARDINTDYFS
- a CDS encoding cation diffusion facilitator family transporter — protein: MAEEASHDHEHEGHDDHDHHGHDHGHGGHSHSHAPKDFGRAFLIGIALNTGFIVLEVIFGFFADSLALLADAGHNLSDVLGLILAWAAAEMAKRIATERRTYGWRRGTVVAALLNALLLLVGVGAIVWEAVSRFNHPAEVAGGTVMWVAGLGILVNGATALLFMSGRKDDLNVRGAFLHMAADAGVSLGVMISGGLILLTSWTWLDPVVSLFVAAIILWSTWSLFIDSLNLSLDAVPENVDPAKVRSYLESLPEVAEVHHIHIWPLSTTEVAMTAHIVKKDPTLDDTLLAQIHQELKHRHGIAHATIQFEAGGDCHGCEK
- a CDS encoding phosphatidate cytidylyltransferase: MTSTLMTFFRRLGSTLGLWAIIVASVFIGSDIGYFAIIFFMAMLALYEYYHMVKAQGAPVFTLTAMLCAAVYMLSSFFLFRSGGSDYSLDLELGVLVFFLFVIFARQMFRAAATREPLEAIAYTVFGLLYIPWLFNFVTKIIYLMPRTETGETTGQYYVIFLVVVTKFSDMGAYVFGSLFGRHPFAPHISPKKTWEGFFGALFSSLLGGLWLYVAMAPHFGALRLGDVIVLSIALGGAAVVGDLAESIIKRSAHAKDSSQILPGIGGTLDLIDSLLFTGPILYFYLRLVVGANS
- the dxr gene encoding 1-deoxy-D-xylulose-5-phosphate reductoisomerase, translated to MKRKRVVVLGATGSIGQSARKVARDIPDRMEIVGLSAHSNAEGLREAQAEFPKAKAVLSSGPDGEERLIELAQMPEADIVLIAIVGTGGLRPALAAIEAGKDIAVASKEILVLAGEAVMTAAARKGVNVLPVDSEHNAIFQCLDGRAADSVRRLILTCSGGPFRQTPASELDSVTPERALKHPTWSMGRKISIDSATLFNKGLEMIEARWLFGVPMDKVDVIVHPQSIVHSMVEFNDSSVLAQLSHSDMCFPIQYAVTWPERVANSLRPLDFAQLAKLDFEAPRREVFPALDLAHRAGSEGGTLPAVLNAANEVAVDAFLNRRLAFPAIWQTVEQAMNEVPFVAHPSLDELLEADRLARAAAAAAIG